A stretch of the Ananas comosus cultivar F153 linkage group 14, ASM154086v1, whole genome shotgun sequence genome encodes the following:
- the LOC109720441 gene encoding formin-like protein 14: MTMHSHSNGQDLPEPPFQFCLAGPYSAAAALETHPFRTPPPPPPAAKTKSASSGYQRPPPRDSRSFEFRLAGPSSAAASAAAETLPLRTPPPPPAAKTKSVSSAYQKLPPQRMPPRLGWRALVFGLVRVPAEMELHDIRKRQRRRQRWNSAEESAVPPRPECRGVGHGPWKLIRSLSCRGFESTAVIASAAPLSFI, from the coding sequence ATGACCATGCATTCCCATTCCAACGGCCAAGATCTCCCCGAGCCCCCCTTCCAGTTCTGCCTCGCCGGCCCCTACTCTGCCGCCGCCGCGCTGGAGACCCATCCCTTCCGCACCCCCCCACCGCCGCCTCCCGCGGCGAAGACGAAGAGCGCCTCCTCCGGCTATCAGAGGCCGCCGCCTCGAGATTCGCGCTCGTTCGAGTTCCGCCTCGCCGGCCCCTCCtctgccgccgcctccgccgcggcggagaCGCTTCCCCTTCGcacccctccgccgcctcctgcGGCGAAGACAAAGAGCGTCTCCTCGGCCTATCAGAAGCTGCCGCCACAGAGGATGCCGCCGCGGCTGGGGTGGAGGGCTCTTGTGTTCGGGCTGGTGAGGGTGCCGGCGGAGATGGAGCTGCACGACATCAGGAAACGCcagaggcggcggcagcggtggaACTCTGCAGAGGAATCGGCGGTGCCGCCGCGGCCAGAGTGCCGCGGAGTAGGGCATGGGCCGTGGAAGCTGATTCGATCGCTGAGTTGCCGAGGGTTCGAGAGCACCGCCGTCATCGCCTCGGCGGCGCCGTTGAGCTTCATCTAG